CTCAGATAAATTGTGCGTGGTATCTTACTGATTGCGCATTGCGAGACTGTGTTCTTGCAACGAGCGGAGGGGTACCAAAGTGGCCAACTGGGGCGGACTGTAAATCCGTTGCGAAAGCTTCGAAGGTTCGAATCCTTCCCCCTCCACCATCTGTGAATCTTTCCTCCTCGACGTATGTTTCTGTACTCGATTGGAAAGTATGAGCAGCGTATCTGTGGTGAGTGTGGCGAAGGGGTTAACGCACCGGATTGTGATTCCGGCATGCATGGGTTCGATTCCCATCACTCACCCCACGCTGGGGAATAGCCAAGCGGTAAGGCAACGGTTTTTGGTACCGTCATGCGAAGGTTCGAATCCTTCTTCCCCAGCCAATGTGCCCTTAGCTCAGCTGGATAGAGCGTTTGACTACGAATCAAAAGGTCGGGAGTTCGAATCTCTCAGGGCACGCCAATTCCGGGGGTATAGCTCAGCTGGGAGAGCACCTGCCTTGCAAGCAGGGGGTCGTCGGTTCGAATCCGTCTACCTCCACCACATTCCTCGATAGCTCAGCGGTAGAGCATCCGACTGTTAATCGGAGGGTCGTAGGTTCGAATCCTACTCGGGGAGCCAATTTGGCCCCATGGTCAAGCGGTTAAGACACCGCCCTTTCACGGCGGTAACGCGGGTTCGAATCCCGCTGGGGTCACCACTTGTTCGACTTTATCATCAACGAGTCAACCAAGTTGTTCAAATAGATTTGAAGACAGTTGATGAGTTTGGACGTTTAGCTCAGTTGGGAGAGCATCTGCCTTACAAGCAGAGGGTCGGCGGTTCGAGCCCGTCAACGTCCACCATAACGCGGGGTGGAGCAGTTGGCAGCTCGTCGGGCTCATAACCCGAAGGTCGCAGGTTCAAGTCCTGCCCCCGCAACCATTTGGCTCGGTAGCTCAGTCGGTAGAGCAGAGGACTGAAAATCCTCGTGTCGGCGGTTCGATTCCGTCCCGAGCCACCATTTATTGTGGCGGCGTAGCTCAGCTGGTTAGAGCACACGGTTCATACCCGTGGCGTCGGTGGTTCGAATCCACTCGCCGCTACCAAACACCAATAGGCACGGTTTGTATCGATGAAGACCATCGACGCACACCGTGCCTATTTTCTTTTATCCATCGCTTCTACCTTCGAAGGCGTGAGGGAATTCCCACACATACCGTCGCACATATCCATGTTTTTCGCCTGTGGGACAAGCGGCCGATCGAAGGAGGGGTAGTTCGGTGGTTTTCTTGTCCCACAGGCTTGCTATAAGGTAATCAAAAACGACGCGCTGTGGTACTGGCGCTTGTCTCGTCAGGCAATTGCTCAGATGCGAAAGTCAGGACGTGCGCAACTGTGTGCGAAATACTGTGACGGCCTTGCCGCCGACAAACACTTCCATGTCGCGCGTTACCTGCACCAGAATGCGCCCAGGTCGTCCGACGCTCCAGCCTTGTTCAAATACGTAAGACCCAGGTTCCACAACGCCCGTATGTACCAACAATGCCCCTAGCGCGCCACTGGCTGTCCCCGTGTGCGGATCTTCGTTGACGCCGACTGCTGGCGAAAAGTCGCGTGCGTGAACCGTCGCCTCCTGATCCACCGTCTCCATCGTGTACACGTGAACGGATGCAGCGCCCAATTGCCTGCAAATAGTAGCCAGTCGGTCAAACTGCGGCGCCAGTTCTTGGAGTGTCGCAAGATGCCGCAGCGGCACAAGGATATCCCACAGCCCGGTATAAGCCAATTGAAAAGGCAGCGCTGCGTCAAGGTCCTCCTCACGCACTTGCAAAGCGTTCACCACCGCGCGTTGCATGTCTTCATCAAGGGCGCGAAATGCCGGATCCGCCTGACGCATCCACGCGGTTCCATCCGCCTCAAGGCGCATCGTTAACCCACCGACATTGGTCTCTGCGACGATTTCTCCGCTTATGCCGAACTGCGCTTGCAGCGTATGTAATCCGGCGATTGTGGCGTGTCCACACAAATCTACCTCTGTCTCCGGCGTGTAGTAGCGAAACTTGAAACGCCGCGTCTCCAGTTGCTCAATAAATACGGTCTCCGAGCAGTTTAATTCACGCGCAATTTTCTGCCGGATATCCGTTGATATGTCGGCGGCATCCACCACGACTCCTGCGGGATTCCCGCAGAAGGGCGTCTCTGTAAACGCGTCTACCTGAGAAACTTCAATTGACGTCGGCAAGCGAATTCCTCATTTCTTTTCGTATAAAGAAAATATTCAAACAAAACTCGTTTTCCCATCCCGTCATCAAACCGCCAGTCGACGGGATGCACCCCATCGGCACTAGCGGTTTGATCTCCATATCGAGATGACAAGGGCGACAAACAGAACAATGCCAATAATCGCACCGACGTCCGTCATCGGCAGCGACCACAAGGCGGACGGACTTTTCGACAGGACCGACGCGACCATGAGTCCGGCCATAAAAATGCTAAACGCCAAAAGGACAATACTGAATGACAAGCGGTTGCCAATCCGAATAAACTGGCTCACCATCCGCGTAAGTTCAGGCACTTCGACAGATACCTTCACTTGCCCCTTCGACAACCCCTGGAGAATCGTGCGGAGTTGCTTCGGGAGGTCGGTGGCGAGATCGAACAAGTCCAACACGCTTTTGATGCCCATTTGCGAAAGCTTTTTCGGATTGAGTCTATCCATCAACAACTTGCGCCCGAACGGTTCAGCGATGTTCAAGATGCGAAACGAGGGATTCAACCCCTCGACGACGCCCTCAATGGTGATGAGCGTCTTCCCGACGAGTGCCAAATCGGACGGAATCTTAATGCGGTGCTTGTATGCCACCGCGAACAAATCAGCAGTCGCCTCACCAAGGCTAATTTGTTGGAACGGCACATCGTAGTATTTCTCGCGCAAGCCGTCTACGTCGCGGTGCAACTTTCTATCGTCAATATCCGTCGGTACGACACCCATACGATAGAGCACTCGGACAATGGCGTCGGAGTCACGGCGCATCAATCCCACGATTAAGCCAGCTAAATACCGTTTCATCTCCGACGTCAAACGGCCGACCATGCCAAAATCCATAAACAAAATACTGTGATCCGGCAAGACGGCCAGGTTGCCCGGATGAGGATCCGCATGAAAAAAACCATGAATCAACAGCTGGTCAAAGACGGCATGAGCTGCCCGTTCAGCGATGAGTCCGGTGTCGTAGCCAGCGTCCTCCAGCAGTTGACGATTGGCCAATTTGATGCCGCGGACGTACTCCATCGTCAGAACCCTAGTGGTCGTCCAGTCCCAATAAATTTGCGGGACCCGCACGTAGCTGTCGTTCTCATGGATTTTCCGAAGCCTATCCGCGTTGCGCCCTTCAATGGTGTAGTTGAGCTCATTGAGTAGCGTATAGCGAAACTCTTCCACCACGTCGGTCAATTCGTAGTGTTCCGCCCACTCTAAGTTCCGCTCCGCCAAACGGGCCAAATCCATGAGGATTTCCAAATCGACCTGGATGGTCCGTTCGATGTCCGGGCGCTGGATCTTGACGGCCACCTCTTCACCGCTCTGGAGGCGCGCTCTGTGCACTTGGCCAATCGAAGCTGATCCGACCGGTTGCTCATCAAACTCTGAAAACAACACATGTATGGGACTGCCCAACTCCTGCTCAATCAACTGCTCGACTTCGGTAAACGGGAACGGCGGCACTTCATCCTGCAACCGGGTCAATTGCTCAATGAGTTCAGCGGGAAAGACATCGCCGCGCAAGCTCGCCATTTGCCCGAGTTTGATGAACGTCGGTCCCAGTTGCTCAATGACAAGGCGTATGCGCTCATACGTCGTCAGCGAATGTCGTGCTTCCTTTCGTTCCGTAAACAGCCGCCGCGGCAGATTCATCACGTCGGCCAGCCCAATCTCGTCGATGAACCACCCGAACCCATTGGCCACGAGAATATGTGCAATGTCCTTATAACGCGACAAATGTCGTACTCGTTTGCCAAGAATCTGTGGACCGACCATGCCGTACTCCTTCATCTACACGTATTTTCACAGGTCCGTGGAATACACCTTCGTGGCCTATCGCTTACTCGTCATCACGATTGTGTTGTATCCGATGTCGTCGTAGCGCTCTCCTCGCGCGGCTCCGGCTGCCCAAGTTTCGACTCTAATACTTCTACGCGCGCGGCAAGTCGAGTCACTGCCTCTCGAATAGAAGCCAACTGGTGCTCCAACCCGGCCGTCTGTTCGCGCAGTCCCAAGCGTTCAAGCGCCTTTTGAACCTGGTCTTGAATGTTGTTTTGCAATTCTGTACGCCCTTGTTCACCCCGCGCCACAAGTTCTTCAATCAAGGCTCGTGTCTGCTCCGGGGTGAGCTTGCGCTTCTCCGCCCACTGTTTTGCCGACTCCGTAATTTTTTCGCGGCTGAAAGACATCAGACCCACGCCGAGATCAACCATCTTGCGAATTGTATCGTCCATGACTGACACCTCGTTTCGGGGATTTACTTCCCCATAGTGTACCACTTCCATTGCGCTCACATGAAGCTGGCGGCCAGCTTCTACAGGGTGCTCTCCGGTATCATGTGCCATTCTCGCCTATTGCACCTCTTGCAGGCGAGCCACTTCCATTTCCGTCAGCTTGCGGTACTCGCCGGGCGAAAGATCCGAATCGAGTACCAAGGGCCCCATTTCCAAGCGTTTCAGGAAGGTGACAGGCTTGCCAAGCGCCATTAGCATTCGCTTGACTTGATGATACTTCCCTTCGTAAATCACGATTTCCGCGGCAGACGTCTGCCCGCGCTCGACAATCATCAATTCTCCAGGCAAGGCCTGATACCCGTCCTCAAGGGTGACCCCGTTTGCAATTGCCTGC
Above is a genomic segment from Alicyclobacillus acidoterrestris containing:
- a CDS encoding PhzF family phenazine biosynthesis protein, translating into MPTSIEVSQVDAFTETPFCGNPAGVVVDAADISTDIRQKIARELNCSETVFIEQLETRRFKFRYYTPETEVDLCGHATIAGLHTLQAQFGISGEIVAETNVGGLTMRLEADGTAWMRQADPAFRALDEDMQRAVVNALQVREEDLDAALPFQLAYTGLWDILVPLRHLATLQELAPQFDRLATICRQLGAASVHVYTMETVDQEATVHARDFSPAVGVNEDPHTGTASGALGALLVHTGVVEPGSYVFEQGWSVGRPGRILVQVTRDMEVFVGGKAVTVFRTQLRTS
- a CDS encoding ABC1 kinase family protein, whose translation is MVGPQILGKRVRHLSRYKDIAHILVANGFGWFIDEIGLADVMNLPRRLFTERKEARHSLTTYERIRLVIEQLGPTFIKLGQMASLRGDVFPAELIEQLTRLQDEVPPFPFTEVEQLIEQELGSPIHVLFSEFDEQPVGSASIGQVHRARLQSGEEVAVKIQRPDIERTIQVDLEILMDLARLAERNLEWAEHYELTDVVEEFRYTLLNELNYTIEGRNADRLRKIHENDSYVRVPQIYWDWTTTRVLTMEYVRGIKLANRQLLEDAGYDTGLIAERAAHAVFDQLLIHGFFHADPHPGNLAVLPDHSILFMDFGMVGRLTSEMKRYLAGLIVGLMRRDSDAIVRVLYRMGVVPTDIDDRKLHRDVDGLREKYYDVPFQQISLGEATADLFAVAYKHRIKIPSDLALVGKTLITIEGVVEGLNPSFRILNIAEPFGRKLLMDRLNPKKLSQMGIKSVLDLFDLATDLPKQLRTILQGLSKGQVKVSVEVPELTRMVSQFIRIGNRLSFSIVLLAFSIFMAGLMVASVLSKSPSALWSLPMTDVGAIIGIVLFVALVISIWRSNR
- a CDS encoding phasin family protein, producing the protein MDDTIRKMVDLGVGLMSFSREKITESAKQWAEKRKLTPEQTRALIEELVARGEQGRTELQNNIQDQVQKALERLGLREQTAGLEHQLASIREAVTRLAARVEVLESKLGQPEPREESATTTSDTTQS